From Ascochyta rabiei chromosome 12, complete sequence, the proteins below share one genomic window:
- a CDS encoding GCD complex subunit gcd7, variant 2: MAQSTVIQAPGLSTFLKSLKTTPVDPSVEHLISLLKRRQIRNSRPCAIATTALLLRVVGEFKGRDAAKLVERIRQVGRRLTSAQPREVVVGNIVRRVLGLVREVVDENVDGQTPTGSEAATPVPQHDSLHRPTLASTLSAFSPLKHAAAEPMHVGLYDGNMSDSGELSRRPPLLTSHTSYAPPSAGPLVNSLFGLFSQPIDTPSATSTPTGAQSPSANTTFTQQNLERLGEMSRAQASLDLKGEVMEGIRELQDELETSDKQIAEVALEHIHANEIILTHTASTTVQKFLMYAARKRKFTVVHAETYPHDHAATHGVLLTGKKRESHADDDDDDDDKWKPLTEAGIQVYVIPDSHVFAIMSRVNKVILATHTVLANGSLVAAAGAHMIAKAAKEHQTPVVVLSGVYKLSPVYPFDIDELIEHGDAGGVVPYEDGDFVDKVDVENPLYDYVPADLVDLYITNLGGHAPSYLYRIVADHYRSEDIAL; this comes from the exons ATGGCCCAGTCGACCGTCATACAGGCTCCGGGCCTGTCGACGTTCCTGAAGTCGCTCAAGACGACTCCAGTGGACCCCTCGGTCGAGCACCTCATATC ACTCCTCAAGCGCCGGCAGATCCGAAACTCCCGGCCATGCGCCATCGCGACCACGgccctgctgctgcgcgTCGTGGGCGAGTTCAAGGGACGAGACGCCGCCAAGCTCGTGGAGCGCATTCGACAGGTCGGCAGGCGCCTGACCTCGGCACAGCCGCGCGAGGTCGTCGTGGGCAACATCGTCCGGCGCGTCCTGGGGCTGGTGCGCGAGGTCGTGGACGAGAACGTCGACGGACAGACACCCACAGGGAGCGAGGCGGCCACCCCCGTGCCGCAGCACGACTCCCTCCACCGACCGACGCTTGCCTCGACCCTGTCCGCCTTCAGCCCGCTCAAGCATGCCGCTGCCGAGCCCATGCACGTCGGCCTCTACGACGGGAACATGTCCGACTCGGGCGAGCTCTCACGGCGGCCGCCCCTGCTCACCTCGCACACCTCGTATGCCCCTCCTTCGGCCGGCCCGCTCGTCAACTCCCTGTTCGGTCTCTTCTCGCAGCCCATCGACACGCCCTCGGCCACAAGCACGCCGACCGGCGCCCAGTCGCCCAGCGCCAACACAACCTTCACACAGCAAAACCTCGAGCGTCTCGGCGAAATGAGCAGAGCCCAGGCGAGCCTGGACTTGAAGGGCGAAGTCATGGAGGGCATCAGAGAGCTGCAGGACGAGCTGGAGACATCCGACAAGCAGATCGCCGAGGTTGCACTCGAGCACATCCACGCAAACGAAATCATCCTCACCCACACAGCCTCGACCACGGTCCAAAAGTTCCTCATGTACGCGGCCAGGAAGCGAAAATTCACCGTGGTCCACGCTGAGACGTACCCACACGACCACGCAGCTACACACGGTGTTCTGCTTACGGGAAAGAAGCGCGAGTCGCAcgcagacgacgacgacgacgacgacgacaagtGGAAGCCGCTCACCGAAGCCGGCATTCAGGTCTATGTCATCCCCGACTCGCACGTCTTCGCCATCATGTCCCGTGTCAACAAGGTCATCTTGGCTACCCACACGGTTCTCGCAAACGGCAGCCTCGTTGCTGCCGCTGGAGCGCACATGATTGCCAAAGCAGCCAAGGAGCACCAGACACCTGTGGTGGTTCTCAGCGGTGTCTACAAGCTCAGTCCCGTATATCCCTTTGACATCGACGAGCTTATCGAGCACGGTGACGCCGGGGGCGTTGTGCCCTACGAGGACGGCGACTTTGTCGACAAGGTCGATGTCGAGAATCCGCTGTACGACTACGTTCCTGCAGATCTCGTGGATCTCTACATCACCAACCT TGGCGGACATGCACCCTCGTACCTTTACCGTATCGTAGCGGATCACTACCGATCCGAGGACATTGCTCTGTAG
- a CDS encoding GCD complex subunit gcd7: MAQSTVIQAPGLSTFLKSLKTTPVDPSVEHLISLLKRRQIRNSRPCAIATTALLLRVVGEFKGRDAAKLVERIRQVGRRLTSAQPREVVVGNIVRRVLGLVREVVDENVDGQTPTGSEAATPVPQHDSLHRPTLASTLSAFSPLKHAAAEPMHVGLYDGNMSDSGELSRRPPLLTSHTSYAPPSAGPLVNSLFGLFSQPIDTPSATSTPTGAQSPSANTTFTQQNLERLGEMSRAQASLDLKGEVMEGIRELQDELETSDKQIAEVALEHIHANEIILTHTASTTVQKFLMYAARKRKFTVVHAETYPHDHAATHGVLLTGKKRESHADDDDDDDDKWKPLTEAGIQVYVIPDSHVFAIMSRVNKVILATHTVLANGSLVAAAGAHMIAKAAKEHQTPVVVLSGVYKLSPVYPFDIDELIEHGDAGGVVPYEDGDFVDKVDVENPLYDYVPADLVDLYITNL, translated from the exons ATGGCCCAGTCGACCGTCATACAGGCTCCGGGCCTGTCGACGTTCCTGAAGTCGCTCAAGACGACTCCAGTGGACCCCTCGGTCGAGCACCTCATATC ACTCCTCAAGCGCCGGCAGATCCGAAACTCCCGGCCATGCGCCATCGCGACCACGgccctgctgctgcgcgTCGTGGGCGAGTTCAAGGGACGAGACGCCGCCAAGCTCGTGGAGCGCATTCGACAGGTCGGCAGGCGCCTGACCTCGGCACAGCCGCGCGAGGTCGTCGTGGGCAACATCGTCCGGCGCGTCCTGGGGCTGGTGCGCGAGGTCGTGGACGAGAACGTCGACGGACAGACACCCACAGGGAGCGAGGCGGCCACCCCCGTGCCGCAGCACGACTCCCTCCACCGACCGACGCTTGCCTCGACCCTGTCCGCCTTCAGCCCGCTCAAGCATGCCGCTGCCGAGCCCATGCACGTCGGCCTCTACGACGGGAACATGTCCGACTCGGGCGAGCTCTCACGGCGGCCGCCCCTGCTCACCTCGCACACCTCGTATGCCCCTCCTTCGGCCGGCCCGCTCGTCAACTCCCTGTTCGGTCTCTTCTCGCAGCCCATCGACACGCCCTCGGCCACAAGCACGCCGACCGGCGCCCAGTCGCCCAGCGCCAACACAACCTTCACACAGCAAAACCTCGAGCGTCTCGGCGAAATGAGCAGAGCCCAGGCGAGCCTGGACTTGAAGGGCGAAGTCATGGAGGGCATCAGAGAGCTGCAGGACGAGCTGGAGACATCCGACAAGCAGATCGCCGAGGTTGCACTCGAGCACATCCACGCAAACGAAATCATCCTCACCCACACAGCCTCGACCACGGTCCAAAAGTTCCTCATGTACGCGGCCAGGAAGCGAAAATTCACCGTGGTCCACGCTGAGACGTACCCACACGACCACGCAGCTACACACGGTGTTCTGCTTACGGGAAAGAAGCGCGAGTCGCAcgcagacgacgacgacgacgacgacgacaagtGGAAGCCGCTCACCGAAGCCGGCATTCAGGTCTATGTCATCCCCGACTCGCACGTCTTCGCCATCATGTCCCGTGTCAACAAGGTCATCTTGGCTACCCACACGGTTCTCGCAAACGGCAGCCTCGTTGCTGCCGCTGGAGCGCACATGATTGCCAAAGCAGCCAAGGAGCACCAGACACCTGTGGTGGTTCTCAGCGGTGTCTACAAGCTCAGTCCCGTATATCCCTTTGACATCGACGAGCTTATCGAGCACGGTGACGCCGGGGGCGTTGTGCCCTACGAGGACGGCGACTTTGTCGACAAGGTCGATGTCGAGAATCCGCTGTACGACTACGTTCCTGCAGATCTCGTGGATCTCTACATCACCAACCTGTAA
- a CDS encoding Protein-serine/threonine phosphatase, whose protein sequence is MNSLSALANIGTPPPSPARSRTGSESNIRQAQPRSSLSQLPSNASANTASLDEKLERAMASDRADRLRSSTTANAPTSEYDEKSPLLNHASAPVEQPEPGKRWLFPKRVYDGVLGGVAVLLSPIVCTGQYLVACFYYQEDGRFSLTAPLHHMVAGSRREKSTSEPMPSSGFSSSNEKGKHASRRLSVAQSQPRKTAPRSPSIASTSTAITSDSEIESERPHTRDEDVDFPSRHTRSKSNASSAGEEIAPAKRSIRIKLHNEDALRQRKAAKKAQSNSHVSPEAANALKSPTGPMTAAAKHKFPRAPQPPRPLVPRRQPSYSAKGASAVGPHQKTLILDLDETLIHSMAKGGRFQTGHMVEVKLQASVGAGGQIIGPQVPILYYVHKRPFCDEFLKKISKWYNLIIFTASVQEYADPVIDWLEVERKYFAGRYYRQHCTFRNGAYIKDLAQVEPDLSKVMILDNSPMSYIFHEDNAIPIEGWISDPTDYELLHLIPLLEGLQYVTDVRALLALRQGMPSSA, encoded by the exons ATGAACTCTCTGAGTGCTCTGGCGAACATTGGCACGCCTCCGCCAAGCCCAGCTCGCTCGCGAACCGGGTCCGAGAGCAACATACGCCAAGCGCAGCCTCGGTCCAGCTTGTCGCAGCTCCCCAGCAATGCAAGCGCAAACACAGCGTCTCTCGACGAGAAGCTGGAGCGCGCCATGGCTTCGGACAGAGCAGACCGACTCCGCtcctccaccaccgccaaTGCCCCCACGTCCGAGTACGACGAAAAGTCGCCGCTGCTGAACCATGCGAGTGCTCCTGTCGAACAGCCCGAGCCCGGAAAGAGATGGCTGTTTCCCAAGCGTGTTTATGACGGTGTCCTGGGAGGTGTTGCCGTGCTTCTGAGTCCGATTGTCTGCACAGGCCAGTACCTGGTCGCATGCTTCTACTACCAAGAGGATGGCCGATTCTCTCTGACTGCACCTCTGCACCACATGGTCGCCGGCTCGCGACGAGAGAAATCTACGTCAGAGCCAATGCCCTCGTCTGGCTTCTCTAGCAGTAACGAAAAGGGGAAGCATGCAAGCAGGCGGTTGAGCGTCGCGCAATCCCAACCACGGAAGACGGCACCAAGGTCTCCCTCTATAGCCTCGACGTCAACGGCCATTACCTCTGATTCGGAAATCGAAAGCGAGCGACCGCACACACGCGACGAAGACGTCGACTTTCCATCACGCCACACCCGCTCAAAGTCAAACGCCTCGTCAGCCGGCGAGGAGATCGCTCCAGCAAAGCGGTCCATTCGAATCAAACTGCACAACGAAGACGCACTGAGACAACGCAAGGCGGCCAAAAAGGCACAGTCGAATAGTCACGTGTCGCCAGAAGCTGCAAACGCACTCAAATCCCCTACAGGGCCCATGACTGCAGCTGCAAAGCACAAGTTTCCACGAGCACCACAACCCCCACGTCCACTCGTACCACGCCGGCAGCCGTCGTACTCTGCGAAAGGAGCGTCTGCCGTGGGACCGCATCAGAAGACACTCATCCTCGACCTCGATGAAACTCTGATACACAGCATGGCGAAGGGCGGTCGCTTCCAGACCGGCCACATGGTAGAGGTGAAACTTCAGGCTTCAGTCGGCGCGGGCGGGCAGATCATCGGCCCGCAGGTGCCTATCCTGTACTACGTTCACAAACGTCCCTTCTGCGATGAGTTTCTGAAAAAG ATCTCGAAATGGTACAACTTGATCATATTCACGGCCTCTGTCCAAGAGTACGCCGACCCTGTGATCGACTGGTTGGAGGTTGAACGCAAGTACTTTGCTGGCCGATACTACCGCCAGCACTGCACTTTCCGCAACGGCGCCTACATCAAGGATCTTGCGCAGGTAGAGCCGGACCTCAGCAAAGTTATGATCCTGGACAACAGTCCGATGAGCTACATCTTTCATGAAG ACAATGCCATTCCCATCGAAGGCTGGATTAGCGACCCTACAGACTACGAACTGCTGCACCTCATTCCCTTACTCGAAGGTTTACAGTACGTAACTGATGTGCGCGCGCTGCTTGCTCTACGACAAGGAATGCCCTCGTCGGCGTGA
- a CDS encoding ribosomal protein S23, giving the protein MGKGKPRGLNAARKLRNHRREQRWADLSFKKRLLGTAFKSSPFGGSSHAKGIVLEKVGVEAKQPNSAIRKCVRVQLIKNGKKVTAFVPNDGCLNFVDENDEVLLAGFGRKGKAKGDIPGVRFKVVKVSGVGLSALWKEKKEKPRS; this is encoded by the exons ATGGGTAAAG GAAAGCCAAGAGGTCTCAACGCCGCGCGCAAGCTGCGCAACCACCGCCGTGAGCAGCGCTGGGCCGATCTGTCCTTCAAGAAGCGTCTTTTGGGAACCGCCTTCAAGTCCTCGCCGTTCGGTGGATCCTCCCACGCCAAGGGTATCGTCCTCGAGAAGGTCGGTGTTGAGGCCAAGCAGCCCAACTCGGCTATCCGAAAGTGTGTCCGTGTCCAGTTGATCAAGAACGGAAAGAAGGTCACTGCTTTCG TCCCCAACGACGGTTGCTTGAACTTTGTCGACGAGAACGACGAAGTGCTCCTCGCTGGTTTCGGTCGCAAGGGCAAGGCCAAGGGTGATATTCCCGGTGTCCGTTTCAAGGTCGTCAAGGTTTCCGGTGTCGGTCTGTCGGCTCTGtggaaggagaagaaggagaagcccAGGTCGTAA
- a CDS encoding N-acetylglucosaminyldiphosphodolichol N-acetylglucosaminyltransferase yields MAPPLSSLYGVSFFLALLVTLLVAASLRLLAILPNARPKTAQLRTRPTSARILVVLGSGGHTHEMFALLRDLDTRKYTHRTYVVSSGDAFSAQRAVAFEKGLEERAARGRAQEGAKTAQDETSVPWTRWRDETETTGRNGRPHCVGPEHYAIATIPRARRIHQPLYTTPFTAAQTLLAAFPPLLSTPTAVEENTASLPALVITNGPATAVVLVLAAFTLRFFNIRGAESRGLCRTVYVESFARVKTLSLSGKLLVRVVDRFLVQWEALEGYGGRAEYGGILV; encoded by the coding sequence ATGGCGCCCCCGCTATCCTCGCTCTACGGCGTGTCCTTCTTCCTCGCACTCCTTGTCACGCTGTTGGTCGCAGCTTCTCTCCGTCTTCTCGCCATCCTCCCCAACGCACGGCCGAAGACGGCGCAATTGCGCACGCGGCCGACCAGCGCCCGCATTCTCGTTGTGCTGGGATCGGGAGGACACACCCACGAGATGTTCGCCCTGCTCCGCGACCTAGACACACGGAAGTATACACACAGAACCTACGTGGTCAGCAGCGGGGACGCATTCAGCGCGCAGCGCGCCGTGGCTTTCGAGAAGGGCCTGGAGGAGCGAGCGGCGCGGGGTCGTGCCCAGGAGGGAGCGAAGACGGCGCAAGACGAGACCAGCGTACCGTGGACTCGATGGCGCGATGAGACGGAGACCACGGGACGAAATGGGAGGCCGCACTGCGTAGGTCCAGAGCACTACGCAATAGCCACGATACCGCGGGCGAGGAGGATCCATCAACCGCTCTACACCACCCCTTTCACCGCCGCTCAGACCCTCTTGGCAGCCTTCCCGCCACTCCTGTCCACGCCCACTGCCGTTGAGGAAAACACGGCCTCGCTCCCGGCCCTGGTGATAACCAACGGCCCTGCGACCGCCGTGGTTCTCGTCCTCGCTGCCTTCACGCTGCGCTTCTTCAACATCCGCGGCGCTGAGAGCAGGGGGCTGTGTCGCACGGTGTACGTGGAGAGCTTTGCGCGGGTCAAGACGCTGAGCCTGAGTGGGAAGTTGCTGGTCAGGGTTGTGGATCGTTTTCTGGTGCAGTGGGAGGCGCTGGAGGGGTACGGAGGGCGAGCGGAGTATGGGGGGATCTTGGTGTGA
- a CDS encoding High-affinity nicotinic acid transporter — protein sequence MFSTKEKDVQASPDLSDQKEIPHFDGNYNEEATEFVTCPPHTTEAKLVRRIDLHVIPFLCIMYLLAFLDRVNIANANVFGLSKELDLLHDNRYNNALVIFFIPYILLEIPSNLLLKKLKPRIWLSICMFGFGVVTMLQGFVQSYSGLLATRFFLGVFETGMFPGAFYLIGMWYRRHEAQKRYSFFFSSTTLAGAFGGLLASAIGKMDGMRGYMGWRWIFILEGLLTVVASFFFFFLLPNFPEESKWLTEEERAFVKARLQVDQGRSARERKMSLGDVGRVFKDVKVVIGGFMYFGLIVPAYGYAYFSPSIIQTYGYSPIQTQLHSVPPWAAAFGFSMLVAWFSDRLKHRFLFTVFPICICITGFAILISVHNKPNLQYAALFLVAMGAYTAMPVIVCWFNMNLGGHHRRSVGSAWQIAFGNVGGIIAVYAFLKKDAPKYVPGYSICIAFVCLSALSCCVYFVACFAQNRSRDRSVRDVGLTEYEKTEMGDLNPDYRYLL from the exons ATGTTCTCCACAAAAGAGA AGGACGTTCAGGCATCGCCAGATCTCAGTGACCAGAAGGAAATACCCCATTTCGACGGCAACTACAATGAAGAAGCAACCGAGTTTGTTACGTGCCCGCCGCACACGACCGAGGCCAAGCTGGTCAGGCGAATCGACCTTCATGTCATTCCCTTCCTCTGTATCATGTACTTGCTTGCTTTCCTGGACCG TGTCAACATTGCCAATGCAAACGTGTTCGGACTGAGCAAGGAACTCGACCTGCTTCACGACAACCGCTACAACAACGCCTTGGTCATTTTCTTCATCCCCTACATCCTGCTTGAAATTCCCTCCAACCTCCTCTTGAAGAAGCTCAAGCCAAGAATCTGGCTGTCCATCTGCATGTTCGGCTTCGGAGTCGTGACTATGCTGCAAGGCTTCGTGCAGAGCTACTCTGGACTCTTAGCCACGCGCTTCTTTCTCGGCGTCTTCGAGACGGGAATGTTCCCGG GTGCATTTTATTTAATCGGCATGTGGTACCGCCGCCACGAGGCCCAGAAGCgctattctttcttcttctcctcgacCACACTCGCCGGTGCCTTTGGAGGACTTCTTGCCAGTGCCATTGGTAAGATGGACGGTATGAGAGGCTACATGGGTTGGCGCTGGATCT TCATCCTGGAAGGCCTTCTCACCGTCGTTGcctccttctttttcttcttcctgCTGCCTAACTTCCCCGAGGAATCAAAATGGCTTACCGAGGAGGAGCGCGCCTTCGTCAAGGCACGTCTGCAGGTCGACCAAGGCAGATCGGCTCGTGAGCGAAAGATGTCGCTTGGCGATGTTGGCCGCGTCTTCAAGGACGTCAAGGTCGTGATCGGCGGCTTCATGTACTTTGGTCTTATTGTGCCTGCCTACGGCTACGCCTACTTCAGCCCTTCTATTATCCAGACGTACGGCTACAGCCCGATTCAAACTCAACTTCACTCTGTCCCACCGTGGGCTGCTGCCTTTGGCTTCTCCATGTTGGTCGCATGGTTCTCGGATCGACTGAAGCACCGCTTCTTGTTCACCGTCTTCCCCATCTGCATTTGCATCACAGGTTTTGCCATCCTCATCTCGGTGCACAACAAGCCGAATCTTCAGTATGCCGCATTGTTCCTTGTTGCCATGGGTGCATATACTGCGATGCCTGTCATTGTCTGTTGG TTTAACATGAACCTCGGTGGCCACCACCGTCGCTCTGTAGGCTCGGCTTGGCAGATAGCTTTCGGAAATGTTGGAGGAATCATTGCGGTGTATGCCTTTCTGAAGAAGGATGCGCCCAAGTATGTTCCGGGATACTCCATCTGCATTGCCTTTGTGTGCTTGAGTGCGCTCAGCTGCTGTGTGTACTTCGTCGCGTGCTTTGCGCAAAACCGATCGAGAGACAGGAGTGTCAGGGATGTGGGCTTGACGGAATACGAGAAGACTGAAATGGGCGATCTGAACCCAGACTATAGATATCTGTTGTAG
- a CDS encoding Cytochrome-c peroxidase, giving the protein MASVSRTLSRALRTAAPSWRSTATRSARSQWQWQGQRQGQRQGQRGYATGNEEPADKFEGNPTGMFVGAGALLLGAAGYAAYTYRPQLLGLEGKPKAPFVPRFENYQDVYNHIAKLLDEHNDYDDGSYGPVLLRLAWHASGTYDKETNTGGSNGATMRFAPEGDHGANAGLKAARDFLEPVKEAFPWITYSDLWILAGVAAIQEMQGPKIPYRAGRADRDLSFCTPDGRLPDASKDRSHIRAIFGRMGFDDRAMVALSGAHALGRCHTDRSGYDGPWTFSPTTLTNDYFKLLIEEKWQYKKWNGPKQFEDVKTKTLMMLPTDMEIVKDKSFRKYTELYAKDNDAFFKDFSNAVVTLFELGVPFEHPEDQRWVFKSSFD; this is encoded by the exons ATGGCATCCGTCTCGCGCACCCTCTCCCGCGCTCTGCGCACCGCGGCTCCGTCCTGGCGCTCCACCGCCACCCGCTCCGCCCGCTcgcagtggcagtggcagggCCAGCGCCAGGGCCAGCGCCAGGGCCAACGCGGCTACGCCACGGGCAACGAGGAGCCCGCAGACAAGTTCGAGGGCAACCCCACGGGCATGTTCGTCGGCGCCGGCGCGCTGCTGCTCGGTGCTGCTGGCTACGCCGCCTACACGTACCGTCCGCAGCTGCTGGGCCTCGAGGGCAAGCCCAAGGCGCCCTTTGTCCCGCGCTTCGAGAACTACCAGGACGTGTACAACCACATTGCCAAGCTGCTAGACGAGCACAACGACTACGACGACGGCAGCTACGGCCCCGTGCTGCTGCGTCTGGCCTGGCACGCCTCTGGAAC CTACGACAAGGAAACCAATACCGGTGGTTCCAACGGCGCCACCATGCGCTTCGCCCCCGAGGGCGACCACGGCGCCAACGCCGGCCTCAAGGCCGCCCGCGACTTCCTCGAGCCCGTCAAGGAAGCCTTCCCCTGGATCACCTACTCGGACCTCTGGATCCTCGCTGGCGTCGCCGCCATCCAGGAGATGCAAGGCCCCAAGATCCCCTACCGCGCCGGCCGCGCCGACCGCGATCTCTCCTTCTGCACCCCCGACGGCCGTCTGCCCGACGCCTCCAAGGACAGGAGCCACATCCGCGCCATCTTCGGCCGCATGGGCTTCGACGACCGCGCCATGGTCGCTCTGTCGGGTGCCCACGCCCTCGGCCGCTGCCACACGGACCGCTCCGGCTACGATGGCCCCTGGACCTTCAGCCCCACCACCCTGACCAACGACTACTTCAAGCTCCTGATCGAGGAGAAGTGGCAGTACAAGAAATGGAACGGCCCCAAGCAGTTCGAAGACGTCAAGACCAAGACGCTGATGATGCTGCCCACCGACATGGAGATTGTCAAGGACAAGAGCTTCCGCAAGTACACGGAGCTGTACGCAAAGGACAACGACGCCTTCTTCAAGGACTTCTCAAATGCCGTCGTCACCCTGTTTGAGCTGGGTGTGCCCTTTGAGCACCCCGAGGACCAGAGGTGGGTCTTCAAGAGCTCCTTTGACTAA
- a CDS encoding monothiol glutaredoxin grx5: MFSRRAIPQTFRAATRASVPRPLPSARFLTPFPIRCLSDEVRSAIDRAVASSPVVLFMKGTPETPQCGFSRASIQILGMQGVDPDKFTAFNVLEDQELRAGIKEYSEWPTIPQLYVDKEFIGGCDILMTMHQDGSLAKMLEEKNVVVPAEGEQK; the protein is encoded by the exons ATGTTCTCAAGACGTGCCATCCCACAG ACCTTCCGCGCCGCAACCCGCGCCAGCGTCCCGCGCCCGCTTCCAAGCGCCCGCTTCCTTACCCCCTTCCCAATCCGATGCCTCTCCGACGAGGTTCGTAGCGCGATTGATCGCGCCGTTGCTTCCTCACCTGTTGTGCTGTTCATGAAGGGAACCCCAGAGACACCACAGTGTGGATTCTCGAGGGCGAGCATACAGATCCTCGGTATGCAGGGTGTGGACCCTGATAAGTTCACGGCGTTCAACGTGCTGGAGGATCAGGAGCTGAGGGCAG GAATCAAGGAATACTCGGAATGGCCCACGATACCCCAGCTTTACGTCGACAAGGAGTTCATTGGTGGTTGCGACATCCTCATGACCATGCACCAGGATGGCTCGCTGGCGAAGATGCTGGAAGAGAAGAACGTCGTTGTACCTGCTGAAGGCGAGCAGAAGTAG
- a CDS encoding Branched-chain-amino-acid transaminase, translated as MPPIAITPPNDGETVTDLTSSGIQHALEKSAPSQLKSASLTNTITATPPPERETKAQADEPHLAELDASKVQCTYTDAPRSVPALGSAEMASQKVCTDHMIQAKWTVEEGWAAPTLQPYGPISLAPTASCLHYATECFEGMKLYRGHDGKLRLFRPDLNCNRMLMSTNRIALPAFPPKELLKLIVKLCETDGAKWLPKDRPGSFLYIRPTMIASDPALGVERPKEALLFVILCCFAPMGDMSGGIKLLASQDDMCRAWPGGFGYAKVGANYGPSLVAQGEARARGYHQILWLFGEDCTVTEAGASNFFVVWRTREGKLQLVTADLKERIVLDGVTRRSILELARTKLAPGHEDLEALEVVERKFNVFELEEAAKEGRLVEAFAAGTAWFVTPISQVHFRGNDIEVPMSKGNIGAYADVVRTWLKGIMWGSDGMESHEWGHVVNEQ; from the coding sequence ATGCCGCCCATTGCCATTACACCTCCCAATGATGGCGAGACAGTCACAGACCTCACAAGCTCTGGCATTCAGCACGCTCTTGAGAAGTCCGCTCCTTCGCAACTGAAGTCGGCATCTCTCACAAACACCATCACCGCCACACCTCCACCGGAACGGGAAACAAAGGCACAAGCTGACGAGCCACACCTCGCTGAACTGGACGCCTCCAAAGTACAATGCACATACACTGACGCCCCACGATCTGTCCCTGCCCTTGGCTCTGCGGAGATGGCCTCTCAAAAAGTTTGCACCGACCATATGATCCAGGCCAAATGGACTGTTGAGGAAGGCTGGGCCGCGCCGACGCTGCAACCCTATGGTCCGATCTCTCTTGCGCCCACCGCATCATGCCTGCACTACGCAACCGAGTGCTTCGAGGGAATGAAGTTGTACCGCGGCCATGACGGCAAGCTTCGCCTGTTTCGCCCAGATCTGAACTGCAACCGTATGCTCATGTCCACGAACCGTATCGCTCTCCCCGCCTTCCCGCCCAAGGAGCTGCTCAAGCTGATTGTGAAGCTGTGCGAGACTGATGGCGCGAAGTGGCTTCCCAAGGATCGCCCCGGCAGCTTCTTGTACATTCGGCCCACAATGATCGCCTCCGACCCAGCCCTTGGTGTTGAGCGACCGAAGGAGGCCCTCCTTTTTGTTATTTTGTGCTGCTTTGCGCCTATGGGCGACATGTCTGGCGGCATCAAGCTCCTCGCATCCCAGGACGACATGTGCCGTGCTTGGCCTGGAGGCTTCGGTTACGCCAAGGTGGGTGCCAACTACGGCCCTTCTCTCGTTGCACAAGGTGAAGCGAGAGCGAGGGGATACCATCAGATTCTCTGGCTCTTTGGTGAGGACTGCACTGTAACCGAGGCCGGTGCTAGCAATTTCTTCGTTGTTTGGCGGACAAGAGAAGGCAAGCTGCAACTCGTTACGGCCGACCTGAAGGAGCGCATCGTTCTTGATGGCGTAACACGCCGATCTATCCTTGAGCTTGCACGCACCAAGCTAGCACCGGGCCACGAGGATCTCGAAGCTCTCGAGGTCGTCGAGCGCAAATTCAATGTTTTCGAGCTCGAGGAGGCTGCCAAGGAGGGTCGTCTGGTCGAAGCTTTTGCGGCTGGCACAGCTTGGTTTGTTACACCCATCAGCCAGGTCCACTTCCGTGGCAACGATATTGAAGTCCCCATGTCCAAGGGCAATATTGGTGCGTATGCCGACGTGGTTAGGACATGGCTGAAGGGCATTATGTGGGGTAGCGATGGAATGGAGAGCCACGAGTGGGGTCACGTTGTCAACGAACAGTAA